A region of Haliotis asinina isolate JCU_RB_2024 chromosome 7, JCU_Hal_asi_v2, whole genome shotgun sequence DNA encodes the following proteins:
- the LOC137291423 gene encoding general transcription factor IIF subunit 1-like isoform X2, translating to MSAAMSTPQTSSSDVQEHIVRVPRERKKKYSMMKIGSGVDLDFVKLQQAQTSVRIERENNFKEFKSAYDIDTMPKFGAGSEFGREQKEEARRKKYGIRVKKYNPDDQPWMLKIGQGKHMKKYKGVREGTIADNTSYYIFTKCPDGAFEAVPVEEWNNYTPQIRYKYLNSEEAEEEFSRRDKTLNYFNIMVKKRLRNDAVDMEEEGSEKMPKGSKRKGKDFKLTDQEDWAELSDEDEEDEEDREDGDAPKNRAKKSKGKPVPKRKKNSKHNSDDEAIEESDEGDYDDREVDYMSDSGSESEVEDKEKADKYEEKGVDEEAGLRKLIDSGEEDEEEEENKEEENDDEKEKDSKAKKTGSDSDSSSSSSDSDSDIEKDDKLSSALFMQKGSEKKKPDKTASPKPDERGVKRKMEGESSSVKKSRTDSPLTTQGSGGSSEGITEDAIRRYLMRKPMTTKDLFQKFRSKKLNMSNEQMTHTIAQLLKKINPDRKFINKVMYLSLKSD from the exons ATGTCTGCGGCAATGTCTACACCCCAG ACGTCAAGTTCAGATGTCCAGGAACATATTGTACGAGTACCCAG agaaagaaagaagaaGTACAGCATGATGAAGATTGGAAGTGGTGTAGATCTTGACTTTGTCAAACTTCAGCAGGCACAG ACATCAGTGAGGATAGAAAGAGAAAACAACTTCAAGGAATTCAAGAGTGCTTATGACATTGATACCATGCCGAAGTTTGGTGCTGGCAGTGAGTTTGGTCGGGAACAGAAGGAAGAAGCACGGAGGAAGAAGTATGGGATCAGAGTGAAGAAGTATAACCCAGACGATCAGCCGTGGATGCTCAAGATAGGCCAGGGAAAACACATGAAGAA ATACAAGGGTGTGCGAGAAGGAACAATTGCTGATAACACATCATACTACATCTTTACAAAGTGTCCTGATGGAGCGTTTGAGGCAGTGCCAGTTGAGGAGTGGAACAATTACACCCCTCAGATCAGATACAAGTACCTCAACTCTGAGGAAGCAGAGGAAGAGTTTAGTCG GAGAGACAAAACTCTGAACTACTTCAACATCATGGTGAAGAAGAGGTTACGCAATGATGCAGTGGACATGGAGGAAGAGGGCTCTGAGAAGATGCCCAAGGGCAGCAAAAGGAAAGGGAAGGACTTT AAACTGACAGATCAGGAAGACTGGGCTGAATTGTCagatgaggatgaagaggacGAGGAGGACAGGGAGGATG GTGATGCTCCAAAGAACAGGGCTAAGAAAAGCAAGGGAAAGCCAGTCCCAAAGAGGAAAAAGAATTCCAAACACAACTCTGATGATGAAGCTATTGAGGAGAGTGACGAAGGCGACTATGATGACAGGGAAGTGGATTACATGAGTGACTCAGGCAG TGAGTCTGAGGTAGAGGACAAGGAGAAAGCAGACAAATATGAGGAGAAGGGAGTGGATGAGGAGGCAGGCTTGAGGAAACTCATTGACTCAGGTGAAGAAGATGAGGAGGAAGAAGAGAACAAGGAAGAAGAGAATGATGATGAGAAGGAGAAAGATAGCAAGGCCAAAAAGACTG GTTCTGACAGCGACAGTAGCAGCTCCAGCTCCGATAGTGACTCTGATATAGAGAAGGATGACAAGCTTTCATCGGCTCTGTTTATGCAG AAGGGCTCCGAGAAGAAAAAGCCTGATAAAACAGCATCTCCAAAACCAGATGAAAGAG GAGTGAAAAGGAAGATGGAAGGAGAGTCATCATCAGTAAAGAAGTCGCGGACAGACAGTCCTCTCACAACACAGGGGAGTGGAGGATCTAG TGAGGGTATAACAGAAGATGCCATTCGGCGGTACCTCATGCGGAAACCTATGACAACAAAAGATTTGTTCCAGAAGTTCCGTTCTAAGAAACTCAACATGTCAAATGAACAGATGACCCACACTATTGCCCAGCTGCTTAAAAAGATCAATCCTGACAGGAAATTCATCAATAAAGTTATGTACCTGTCTTTAAAGTCtgactga
- the LOC137291423 gene encoding general transcription factor IIF subunit 1-like isoform X1 has protein sequence MSAAMSTPQTSSSDVQEHIVRVPRERKKKYSMMKIGSGVDLDFVKLQQAQTSVRIERENNFKEFKSAYDIDTMPKFGAGSEFGREQKEEARRKKYGIRVKKYNPDDQPWMLKIGQGKHMKKYKGVREGTIADNTSYYIFTKCPDGAFEAVPVEEWNNYTPQIRYKYLNSEEAEEEFSRRDKTLNYFNIMVKKRLRNDAVDMEEEGSEKMPKGSKRKGKDFKLTDQEDWAELSDEDEEDEEDREDGDAPKNRAKKSKGKPVPKRKKNSKHNSDDEAIEESDEGDYDDREVDYMSDSGSESEVEDKEKADKYEEKGVDEEAGLRKLIDSGEEDEEEEENKEEENDDEKEKDSKAKKTGSDSDSSSSSSDSDSDIEKDDKLSSALFMQKGSEKKKPDKTASPKPDERGVKRKMEGESSSVKKSRTDSPLTTQGSGGSRQGITEDAIRRYLMRKPMTTKDLFQKFRSKKLNMSNEQMTHTIAQLLKKINPDRKFINKVMYLSLKSD, from the exons ATGTCTGCGGCAATGTCTACACCCCAG ACGTCAAGTTCAGATGTCCAGGAACATATTGTACGAGTACCCAG agaaagaaagaagaaGTACAGCATGATGAAGATTGGAAGTGGTGTAGATCTTGACTTTGTCAAACTTCAGCAGGCACAG ACATCAGTGAGGATAGAAAGAGAAAACAACTTCAAGGAATTCAAGAGTGCTTATGACATTGATACCATGCCGAAGTTTGGTGCTGGCAGTGAGTTTGGTCGGGAACAGAAGGAAGAAGCACGGAGGAAGAAGTATGGGATCAGAGTGAAGAAGTATAACCCAGACGATCAGCCGTGGATGCTCAAGATAGGCCAGGGAAAACACATGAAGAA ATACAAGGGTGTGCGAGAAGGAACAATTGCTGATAACACATCATACTACATCTTTACAAAGTGTCCTGATGGAGCGTTTGAGGCAGTGCCAGTTGAGGAGTGGAACAATTACACCCCTCAGATCAGATACAAGTACCTCAACTCTGAGGAAGCAGAGGAAGAGTTTAGTCG GAGAGACAAAACTCTGAACTACTTCAACATCATGGTGAAGAAGAGGTTACGCAATGATGCAGTGGACATGGAGGAAGAGGGCTCTGAGAAGATGCCCAAGGGCAGCAAAAGGAAAGGGAAGGACTTT AAACTGACAGATCAGGAAGACTGGGCTGAATTGTCagatgaggatgaagaggacGAGGAGGACAGGGAGGATG GTGATGCTCCAAAGAACAGGGCTAAGAAAAGCAAGGGAAAGCCAGTCCCAAAGAGGAAAAAGAATTCCAAACACAACTCTGATGATGAAGCTATTGAGGAGAGTGACGAAGGCGACTATGATGACAGGGAAGTGGATTACATGAGTGACTCAGGCAG TGAGTCTGAGGTAGAGGACAAGGAGAAAGCAGACAAATATGAGGAGAAGGGAGTGGATGAGGAGGCAGGCTTGAGGAAACTCATTGACTCAGGTGAAGAAGATGAGGAGGAAGAAGAGAACAAGGAAGAAGAGAATGATGATGAGAAGGAGAAAGATAGCAAGGCCAAAAAGACTG GTTCTGACAGCGACAGTAGCAGCTCCAGCTCCGATAGTGACTCTGATATAGAGAAGGATGACAAGCTTTCATCGGCTCTGTTTATGCAG AAGGGCTCCGAGAAGAAAAAGCCTGATAAAACAGCATCTCCAAAACCAGATGAAAGAG GAGTGAAAAGGAAGATGGAAGGAGAGTCATCATCAGTAAAGAAGTCGCGGACAGACAGTCCTCTCACAACACAGGGGAGTGGAGGATCTAGGCAA GGTATAACAGAAGATGCCATTCGGCGGTACCTCATGCGGAAACCTATGACAACAAAAGATTTGTTCCAGAAGTTCCGTTCTAAGAAACTCAACATGTCAAATGAACAGATGACCCACACTATTGCCCAGCTGCTTAAAAAGATCAATCCTGACAGGAAATTCATCAATAAAGTTATGTACCTGTCTTTAAAGTCtgactga
- the LOC137291433 gene encoding large ribosomal subunit protein eL37-like: MTKGTSSFGKRHNKTHTHCRRCGRRGYHIQKKACASCAYPCARKRTFNWSIKSKRRRTTGTGRMRYLKIVFRRFRNGFREGTTPKPRRKGAAAPSTAVAK; the protein is encoded by the exons ATG ACCAAAGGTACATCCAGCTTTGGTAAGCGGCACAACAAGACCCACACACACTGCCGGAGGTGTGGGCGCCGTGGTTATCATATCCAGAAAAAGGCCTGTGCATCATGTGCTTACCCTTGTGCCAGGAAAAGGACAT TTAACTGGAGCATTAAGTCCAAGAGGAGGAGGACAACTGGCACTGGCAGGATGAGGTATCTCAAGATTGTCTTCAGGAGATTCAG gaaTGGATTCCGTGAAGGAACAACTCCCAAACCCAGAAGGAAGGGAGCTGCTGCCCCATCAACTGCTGTGGCaaaataa